From the Neobacillus sp. PS3-34 genome, the window GAAAAACGCTGCACGTGAACCAGTATCCAGGACTCCCTTTGATAACATGATCAGCACCGCCACTTGCCAAATGCTGTTGAACCATTTCCTGGAACGAATGCTGGATAGGACTTCATTAAGGATAAATGCAATTGCCAGCAGCAGAATGTACATCGTGAAGTTGGGATTATAGGCACTTCCTACCAATCTGGGATAGTTTTTGGCTTGAACGGCAGGAAAAATCGTTGTTCCTGTTAACATACCAATTACCGGATTAATGGATACACCCTTCAATGCCCAGCCTAATAGACAATTATAAATGCCTCCCATAATGATGATCCACCGATATCTGACAAAATTCATTGACACGCCTTTGCGAATAATACTCAAATAAATTCCAAAATAACACAAAATCATAAAACTTGCGCATAACAATGTTATGTCATTCATTTGGATGGAAGCACCAATACTAGAAATTAAAAGGCAAATAAAGTAAAGATGCATCAAACTAAACGTCTTATTGCTGGTTCTTGCATATTCAAAAACAGATATTAAACCCTTTATAGAAAGGATTAAAATGCCGACTGGAGGCAACAAAAAACATAAACCCAGCCCGATTCCAAATAGGTTGCGTCTATTTGGATGAGTAAATATGGGATTCATTCTTGGACCTCATTTCTTTTTTGTAATTTTCTATTTTTTTATCCAAATTAAAAAAGGAACCTGCTGAATAAGAAGGGACCTTTTGAGATTTTTTCAATTGTTTTACTCATGGGAATGTTTTCCGCTATGTCGCTGGGTACCTGACACATTCTAAATGACTTGATTCCAGATGTCGACAAAGTTTAGCTGTTAAGTTTGGAAAAACATATAAGCTTCTCCCCCATTTTTCCACTTCAATGGGCCAATTATGCATCGAACCTGCCATGTTATGTCTGAAGTCCATTATTTTTTTAGGTTGTTTTCGCATACTATTTAAGGAGTAGTTGATTTCCACTTCAGGATGCTCGCTTTCCGCGGGGCGGGCGGTAAGCCTCCTCGGCGCACAGCGCCTGTGGGGTCTCACCTGTCCCGCTGCTCCCGCAGGACGTTGAATCAGCTCCCTAGAATCAACACCGCACGAAGGAAATGCGATAGCATTTTCGAGGAGTCACGCACCTTCCGTTCCAATCAACTTCTTTTTTCAACTATTTGCTTTCTAAAACCTATTTACAAAACAACAATCTTTTAGAAAACAGCCTTTTTTTAAAATTACCTTTTCCTATACCCAATTTTATTTTGTTAAAACTAAACTCGGGATTACACTGAAGAGTTAATTTGTTAAAGTATACATAAACAAGCCCAATTCTTTGTATATCTAGATATTTTAATTTGAAATTTAAATAAAGGCTGTTGTTCACCTAAAGTAAGCAGGTTTGTGGAGTAAGGATATCTTCATTTCATAAATTCCCATAACCAGTTGTGTCTCTAATAATTCCGGTACATTGCCCATTTAGCGATGTCCGGA encodes:
- a CDS encoding O-antigen ligase family protein, whose product is MNPIFTHPNRRNLFGIGLGLCFLLPPVGILILSIKGLISVFEYARTSNKTFSLMHLYFICLLISSIGASIQMNDITLLCASFMILCYFGIYLSIIRKGVSMNFVRYRWIIIMGGIYNCLLGWALKGVSINPVIGMLTGTTIFPAVQAKNYPRLVGSAYNPNFTMYILLLAIAFILNEVLSSIRSRKWFNSIWQVAVLIMLSKGVLDTGSRAAFFAIVCIFTLFLFQLNKKIFVAVFSLMLLKVKWIIDIMPRSNIINQDYGVRRAIWSNSIELWEHHALFGVTPFGFHKEYAHLFPDGRHENMVHPHNSMIGVFAEYGTFSGILFLLLIVVICTKLITIYFERHKDRKMFETFLFSLPIILLTGIFDEPFFSPQMAIPTIILVAFWNKYSSSELETIPVLSIQKYMPRSQSILGKRKIGALSEK